In candidate division KSB1 bacterium, the following are encoded in one genomic region:
- a CDS encoding response regulator: MMKTIKSSVIVSEDSKVATQLTDILLKHDYTVTIEKSILKFICNILDKEINLLILDMDVPKTFNLDSIEIIRKIRPRLPIIVVMADTSLDALKTMVQKGVFYTAIKPVQSEDLNEVIKALDLSETRKNRNSSYNCMIN; encoded by the coding sequence ATGATGAAAACTATCAAATCTTCGGTCATCGTTTCCGAGGATTCCAAAGTCGCTACTCAACTGACGGATATTCTTTTGAAGCATGATTATACCGTTACAATTGAGAAGTCGATCCTAAAATTTATCTGCAATATTTTGGATAAAGAAATAAATCTCCTGATCCTAGATATGGATGTACCAAAAACCTTTAATTTAGATTCGATCGAGATCATCAGGAAAATACGTCCCAGACTTCCAATTATTGTGGTTATGGCAGATACCTCCCTCGATGCATTGAAAACTATGGTACAAAAAGGAGTCTTTTATACCGCCATTAAGCCAGTGCAGTCAGAGGACCTAAATGAGGTGATCAAAGCACTTGATCTATCAGAAACCAGAAAGAATCGAAATAGCAGCTATAATTGCATGATTAATTGA
- a CDS encoding UpxY family transcription antiterminator, giving the protein MNQYILLDAMNSQPLFIDSNNVPHWYAIYTQSRHEKKIARLLSEKGLTNYLPLIEVYHRWSDRYQKVLTPLFSCYVFVFMALRDRFKVLQTDGVIKLVSFNGQPATIPDHQIDAIKRIMTEKMRIDPINCFVTGKKVRVRQGPLKGIEGTLVHKNNKNRFVIAIDGIRQALSIEIDYRDLEILREG; this is encoded by the coding sequence TTGAACCAATATATTTTATTAGATGCCATGAACTCGCAACCGTTATTCATTGATTCTAACAACGTACCGCACTGGTATGCGATATACACTCAGAGTCGTCATGAAAAAAAAATTGCCCGATTGTTAAGCGAGAAGGGACTCACAAATTATTTGCCATTAATTGAAGTCTACCATCGCTGGAGCGATCGATATCAAAAGGTGCTCACTCCGTTGTTTAGTTGTTATGTTTTTGTTTTTATGGCGCTGCGGGATCGATTCAAAGTGCTCCAAACCGATGGGGTGATCAAACTCGTCTCCTTTAATGGACAACCTGCAACCATTCCCGATCATCAAATCGATGCCATTAAACGGATCATGACAGAAAAGATGCGAATCGATCCCATCAATTGTTTCGTTACTGGCAAGAAGGTTAGAGTCCGACAAGGGCCATTAAAAGGAATAGAAGGCACGCTCGTGCATAAGAACAACAAAAATAGATTTGTTATTGCCATCGATGGAATACGGCAGGCACTTTCGATAGAAATAGATTATCGTGATTTAGAAATCTTGAGAGAGGGGTAA